The following are from one region of the Epinephelus fuscoguttatus linkage group LG11, E.fuscoguttatus.final_Chr_v1 genome:
- the sesn1 gene encoding sestrin-1 isoform X2, with protein MRHAVTPAETVENNSFAVTDLLKICTHCERLSKKDLGVRIPRPLGNGPSRFIPEKEILQVSKVDARTQSIFEDAFAALGRLDNISLVMGFHPQYLESFLRTQHYLLQMDGPLSLHYRHYIGIMAAARHQCSYLVNLHVNDFLQVGGDPKWLNGLDEAPQKLQQLGELNKILAHRPWLLTKEHIERLLKAEEHSWSLAELIHAVVLLTHYHSLASFTFGCGITPEIHCDGGHTFRPPSLSQYCVCDIANGNGHAIHHDDPLGNQEMCGEVEVLMERMKQLQECRDDEEASQEEMATRFEREKTESMLVVTAEDEEGVPSRDISRHFEDPSYGYKDFSRRGEHVPTFRVQDYSWEDHGFSLVNRLYPDVGQMLDEKFQMAYNLTYNTMATHKDVDTSMLRRAIWNYIHCMFGIRYDDYDYGEINQLLDRSFKIYIKTMVCSPEKTTKRMYESFWRQFQHSEKVHVNLLLMEARMQAELLYALRAITRYMT; from the exons ATGAGGCACGCGGTCACACCGGCAGAAACCGTGGAAAATAATTCTTTTGCAGTGACAGACCTGTTAAAGATATGTACCCATTGTGAACGGCTCAGCAAAAAG GACTTGGGAGTAAGGATCCCAAGACCCTTAGGAAACGGACCAAGCAGATTTATCCCAGAAAAAGAG ATTCTTCAAGTCAGTAAAGTGGACGCCAGGACACAGTCGATATTTGAGGATGCGTTTGCAGCCCTCGGTCGTCTCGACAACATTTCTCTGGTGATGGGCTTCCACCCGCAGTACCTGGAGAGCTTTCTCCGGACGCAGCACTACCTGCTGCAGATGGATGGACCCCTGTCTTTGCACTACCGACACTACATCGGCATCATG GCGGCAGCTAGACACCAGTGTTCCTACTTGGTCAACCTCCACGTGAACGACTTCCTCCAGGTCGGGGGCGATCCCAAGTGGCTGAACGGCCTGGACGAAGCCCCGCAGAAGTTGCAGCAGCTCGGAGAGCTCAACAAAATCCTGGCCCACCGACCTTGGCTTCTCACCAAGGAACACATCGAG cgcCTTCTGAAGGCAGAGGAGCACAGCTGGTCCCTTGCGGAGCTGATCCACGCCGTGGTCCTCCTCACACACTACCACTCCCTCGCCTCCTTCACCTTTGGCTGCGGCATCACGCCCGAGATCCACTGCGATGGCGGGCACACTTTCAGACCCCCCTCCCTCAGCCAGTACTGCGTCTGTGACATTGCCAACGGCAACGGTCATGCTATTCACCACGACGATCCACTCGGCAACCAG GAGATGTGTGGCGAGGTGGAGGTGCTGATGGAGCGCatgaagcagctgcaggagTGCCGTGACGATGAGGAGGCTAGCCAGGAGGAGATGGCGACTCGCTTTGAGAGGGAGAAGACAGAGAGCATGCTGGTGGTCACAGCAGAGGACGAGGAAGGCGTCCCCTCCAGGGACATCTCCCGACACTTCGAGGACCCCAGCTATGGCTACAAGGACTTCTCCAGGAGGGGGGAACATGTGCCCACATTCAGAGTGCAG GACTACAGCTGGGAGGACCACGGCTTCTCTCTGGTCAACAGACTGTACCCTGATGTTGGTCAGATGCTGGACGAGAAGTTCCAGATGGCCTACAATCTGACCTACAACACCATGGCAACACACAAGGATGTAGACACCAGCATGCTGCGCAGGGCCATCTGGAACTACATCCACTGCATGTTCGGCATCAG GTATGATGACTACGATTACGGAGAGATAAACCAGCTTCTGGACCGCAGCTTTAAGATCTATATTAAGACTATGGTGTGTAGTCCTGAGAAGACCACCAAACGAATGTATGAGAGTTTCTGGAGGCAGTTTCAGCACTCCGAGAAG GTCCACGTTAATCTGCTTCTTATGGAAGCGCGAATGCAGGCAGAACTGTTATACGCTCTGAGAGCGATCACCCGCTACATGACATGA